One Pseudoalteromonas undina genomic region harbors:
- a CDS encoding isocitrate lyase, producing MTTYQGETDTLATLCQSQGSAWKTINPEYATRMRLQNRFRSGVDIAQFTADIMREDMAAYDKDTSQYTQSLGCWHGFTAQQMMMAIKRHQKTTKRSYVYLSGWMVAALRSEFGPLPDQSMHEKTSVPALIEEIYTFLKQADARELDHLFNELDDAKANGGDVQAVLNKIDNFETHVVPIIADIDAGFGNEEATYLLAKKMIEAGACAIQIENQVSDAKQCGHQAGKVTVPHEDFLAKINAVRYAFLELGIDNGIIVARTDSLGASLTQKVPVSQKPGDLASQYNAFLETTPVNSVDDLNEGETAMKLNGQLCKPTRLDNGLYQFREGTEKDRVVLDCVTSLQSGADLLWIETEKPHVKQIAELVNRVKEQVPDAKLVYNNSPSFNWTLKFREQVYQEWQEAGRDLSAYPSIDDNKALMAPEMDATELAAAADLLVQNFQRDGAREAGIFHHLITLPTYHTAALSTDILSEGYFGDLGMLAYVRDVQRQEIRREQASVKHQDLAGSNIGDTHKEYFSGENALKAGGEANTMNQF from the coding sequence ATGACAACATATCAAGGCGAAACAGATACACTAGCAACACTATGCCAATCACAAGGCAGTGCATGGAAAACTATTAATCCTGAATACGCAACTCGCATGCGTTTACAAAATCGTTTTCGCTCTGGTGTTGATATTGCACAATTTACTGCTGACATTATGCGTGAAGACATGGCTGCATACGACAAAGACACAAGTCAGTACACACAGTCTTTAGGTTGTTGGCATGGTTTTACTGCGCAACAAATGATGATGGCAATCAAGCGTCATCAAAAAACAACTAAACGCAGTTACGTATACCTAAGTGGTTGGATGGTTGCAGCACTTCGCTCTGAGTTCGGCCCACTTCCAGATCAAAGTATGCACGAGAAAACATCAGTACCAGCACTTATCGAAGAAATCTACACCTTCTTAAAGCAAGCTGATGCACGTGAACTTGACCATTTATTTAACGAGCTAGACGATGCAAAAGCAAACGGCGGCGACGTTCAAGCAGTGCTTAATAAAATTGATAACTTTGAAACGCATGTTGTGCCAATCATTGCTGATATTGACGCAGGTTTTGGTAACGAAGAAGCGACTTACCTACTTGCTAAAAAGATGATTGAAGCGGGTGCTTGTGCTATCCAAATCGAAAACCAAGTATCAGACGCTAAGCAATGTGGTCACCAAGCAGGTAAAGTTACCGTTCCTCATGAAGACTTTTTAGCTAAAATTAATGCAGTACGTTACGCGTTTCTAGAGCTAGGTATTGATAACGGTATTATCGTTGCGCGTACCGATTCTCTAGGTGCAAGCCTAACGCAAAAAGTACCGGTTTCACAAAAACCAGGTGACTTAGCAAGCCAATACAATGCATTTTTAGAAACAACACCGGTAAACAGTGTTGATGATTTAAATGAAGGCGAAACGGCAATGAAGCTTAATGGCCAACTTTGTAAGCCTACACGCCTAGATAACGGTTTATACCAGTTCCGCGAAGGCACTGAGAAAGACCGCGTAGTACTAGATTGTGTTACTAGCTTACAGTCAGGCGCTGATTTACTGTGGATTGAAACAGAAAAACCACACGTAAAACAAATTGCAGAGCTGGTAAATCGCGTTAAAGAACAAGTTCCAGATGCTAAATTAGTATACAACAACTCACCGTCGTTCAACTGGACGCTTAAGTTCCGTGAGCAAGTATACCAAGAGTGGCAAGAAGCAGGTCGTGACCTTAGCGCTTACCCAAGTATAGATGACAATAAAGCGCTTATGGCTCCAGAAATGGATGCAACAGAGCTTGCTGCAGCTGCAGACTTACTGGTACAAAACTTCCAACGCGATGGTGCGCGTGAAGCAGGTATTTTCCATCACCTAATTACATTACCAACGTACCATACAGCAGCATTAAGCACTGATATTCTATCTGAAGGTTACTTCGGTGACTTAGGTATGTTGGCTTATGTACGTGACGTACAACGTCAAGAAATCCGTCGTGAGCAAGCGTCAGTTAAGCATCAAGACCTTGCAGGCTCTAACATTGGCGATACGCACAAAGAGTACTTCTCTGGCGAGAATGCACTTAAAGCCGGTGGTGAAGCTAACACTATGAACCAATTTTAA
- a CDS encoding malate synthase G — protein MSHTLTHSGLSVDKQLAEFVKKQLLPGTNLDEHQFWKSFAHIVQTLTPLNKSLLAKREQLQKQIDDYHVANKNVDQAQYQDFLKDIGYLVDEPENFNIETQNVEPEIALTAGPQLVVPVSNARFALNAANARWGSLYDALYGTDVLSEEDGAEKGTQYNPVRGFKVMAYARQFLDKALPLENGSHIESTNYSIVDGALAITLRDSSHTTLKNPEQLVGYQGEAQNPSVILLKNNGLHVELQIDHHHPIGQADKAGLKDVVLEAALTTIMDCEDSVAAVDAEDKVQVYKNWLGLMQGNLVETFRKGDKMVDRTLQADRQYTGLDGQKLTLKGRSMMFVRNVGHLMTNPAITDVSGNDVFEGIMDAMFTATAALHDLNTKNAIQNSTAQSINIVKPKMHGPDEVAFANTLFGMVEEALSLPKNTLKMGIMDEERRTSANLKACIHAAKERVVFINTGFLDRTGDEIHTSMQAGVVLPKAAIKAQPWISAYEDRNVDIGLVCGLSHKAQIGKGMWAMPDKMAMMMEQKIAHPQSGANTAWVPSPTAATLHAMHYHDVDVFSLQQSIATRQIASLESLLTPPLMANPETLSKEDIQSELENNAQGILGYVVRWIDQGIGCSKVPDINHIGLMEDRATLRISSQHIANWLHHGVCSNEQVQKVMAKMAKVVDGQNEHDSLYIPMATNEQTLANSIAYQAALALVFEGVSQPSGYTEPLLHSYRLKYKAQHHNLAE, from the coding sequence ATGAGCCATACTCTCACCCACTCTGGACTCAGCGTTGATAAGCAACTAGCTGAATTTGTTAAAAAACAACTATTACCAGGTACTAATCTAGACGAACACCAGTTTTGGAAAAGCTTTGCCCACATAGTGCAAACACTTACTCCGCTGAACAAGTCACTGCTCGCTAAACGTGAACAATTACAAAAACAGATTGATGACTACCATGTTGCTAATAAAAACGTTGATCAAGCCCAGTACCAAGACTTTTTAAAAGACATTGGTTATTTAGTTGATGAACCTGAAAACTTTAATATTGAAACCCAAAATGTAGAACCAGAAATAGCGTTGACTGCAGGGCCACAGTTAGTAGTTCCAGTTAGTAATGCCCGCTTTGCTTTAAATGCTGCCAATGCACGCTGGGGTTCACTATACGATGCACTATACGGTACAGACGTACTCAGTGAGGAAGATGGTGCAGAGAAAGGGACTCAATACAACCCAGTGCGCGGCTTTAAAGTAATGGCCTACGCCAGACAATTTTTAGATAAGGCGCTACCCCTTGAAAATGGCTCGCACATCGAAAGTACTAATTATTCAATCGTGGATGGCGCACTTGCAATTACATTACGCGACAGCTCGCACACTACACTTAAAAACCCTGAACAACTCGTTGGCTATCAAGGTGAGGCACAAAACCCAAGTGTTATTTTACTTAAAAACAATGGATTACATGTTGAGCTGCAAATAGACCACCATCACCCTATTGGCCAAGCAGATAAAGCTGGGCTAAAAGATGTGGTACTTGAAGCAGCGCTGACCACCATTATGGACTGTGAAGACTCAGTTGCCGCAGTTGATGCCGAAGATAAAGTGCAAGTGTACAAAAACTGGTTGGGCCTAATGCAGGGCAACTTGGTTGAAACGTTTAGAAAAGGCGACAAAATGGTCGACCGTACGTTACAAGCCGATCGTCAATACACAGGTCTTGATGGCCAAAAACTGACCCTAAAAGGGCGCAGTATGATGTTTGTGCGTAACGTTGGGCATTTAATGACAAACCCTGCTATTACCGATGTAAGTGGTAATGATGTGTTTGAAGGAATTATGGATGCCATGTTCACCGCAACAGCCGCACTGCACGATTTAAACACTAAAAATGCCATTCAGAACTCAACCGCGCAAAGTATTAATATTGTAAAACCAAAAATGCACGGCCCTGATGAAGTAGCATTTGCTAACACTTTATTTGGCATGGTTGAAGAGGCGCTGAGCTTGCCTAAAAACACCCTAAAAATGGGTATTATGGACGAAGAGCGTCGTACATCTGCTAACTTAAAAGCCTGTATTCATGCTGCTAAAGAGCGTGTTGTATTTATTAACACCGGCTTTTTAGACCGCACCGGTGATGAAATTCATACCTCTATGCAAGCGGGTGTAGTACTGCCTAAAGCGGCTATTAAAGCACAGCCTTGGATCAGCGCTTATGAAGATCGTAACGTTGATATTGGCCTAGTTTGTGGCTTAAGCCATAAAGCGCAAATTGGTAAAGGTATGTGGGCAATGCCCGATAAAATGGCGATGATGATGGAGCAAAAAATAGCGCATCCTCAATCAGGTGCTAATACGGCTTGGGTGCCCTCCCCTACCGCCGCCACATTACACGCAATGCATTACCATGATGTGGATGTATTTAGCCTGCAGCAAAGCATTGCCACGCGCCAAATAGCAAGCCTAGAAAGCTTATTAACACCCCCGCTAATGGCAAACCCAGAAACGCTGTCAAAAGAAGATATTCAAAGTGAGCTTGAAAATAACGCGCAAGGTATTTTAGGTTACGTTGTACGTTGGATTGATCAAGGAATAGGCTGTTCTAAAGTGCCTGACATTAACCATATTGGCTTAATGGAAGATAGAGCTACTCTACGTATCTCAAGCCAGCATATTGCCAACTGGCTGCATCATGGCGTGTGCAGTAATGAGCAAGTACAAAAAGTGATGGCAAAAATGGCTAAGGTTGTTGATGGCCAAAATGAACATGACAGCCTTTACATTCCCATGGCAACTAATGAGCAAACACTGGCTAATAGCATTGCCTACCAAGCGGCTTTGGCACTAGTATTTGAAGGCGTTAGCCAACCTAGCGGTTATACTGAGCCGCTACTGCATAGCTACCGCTTAAAATATAAAGCACAGCACCATAACCTAGCTGAATAG